The nucleotide window GCGGCGGCGTTGCCGACGAGGTTGCCGTGGCTGAGGACGGCGCCTTTGGGGTTGCCGGTGGTGCCGGAGGTGTAGATGATGGCGCAGTGGCTGTCGGCTTCGAGGCCGGCGTCGGCGTCGGGGGCGGGGGGGAAGGCTGCGGCGGCCAGCCGGGCCTTGACGGCGGGGATGACGTATTGGGCGAGGTCGCCCTGGTAGCCGCAGCGCTCAAGCTCGGCGCCGAGGTCGAGGGGTTCGGCGGTGATGAGGTGGCGGATGCGGGCGTCGTTGACGATGTAGGCGATTTCTCTGGCGGTGAGCTGGAAGTTGAGCGGCACGACGACGGCGCCGAGGCTGACGACGGCCATGTAGCTGTAGACGAATTCGACGGCGTTGCGGGCGGTGAGGCCGACGTTGTCGCCGGCTGTGACGCCGCTGGCGTGGAGAAAGGCCCGCCAGGCGGCGACTTGGGCGCGGAGCTGTTTATAGGTAGGGTTTTCTTTGCCGTAGAAGGCGACGGTGTCGTCCGTTCCCCTGGAGATCAGCTGGTGAACAAGCATCCTGAACCCCTTTCTTTTTGCAACAAACGTATGTGGGTATTTTATCCTATTATGCCTGATTTGTCACGCGCCGTATTCGGGAGGCTTATTTTCGGGAGCGGGCGGAGAGAAAGGAATATCCCTTTTTTTAGTCGAATTAAATGGAAAAAGATGCGAGGGGGGTTTTTACGTGGCCAAATACGACGAGCAGCTTTCTTATCTGCAGAAGCCCGATGCGGCGGAGGTGCCGCCCGAGTTGCAGGAGATATTCGACAAGTTCACCGATTTTCAGGAGAAGAACTGGGGGTTCATTAATAATCTGTTCAAGGTGCTGCCGCTCAATGCGCTCCAGTACAAGGGTTTTCTCGATTTCAAGGCGTCGCTGTTTACGCCGGAGACGTGCTATCTTTCGAACGCCGACAAGGAGATGATGGGGCTGGTGGTGTCGGCGACGAACAACTGCGCGTATTGCCTGACGACGCATACCGACGCGCTGCGCGGGATGGTGGACGATCCGGCCTGGGTGGATACGCTGAGCTATAATTACCGGTCGGCCAAGCTGACGCCGAAGCAGCGGGCGCTGTGCGATTACGCGTTTTTCGTGACCGCGTATCCGCGGGAGATCGACACCGATCAGGTTGATAAGCTGCGGGCGGTGGGCTTCAACGATCACGAGGTCCTGGAGGCGGCGTATGTGGCGGGGTTTTTCAACTACACGAACCGCTGGGTGAGCACGATCAAGCCGCTGGCCAACCGCGGCCATTTCAGCCATAGCCGTTAGGAGGAGGATGCATATGACAAGGATAGCTTTCAGCGCGGCGGGAGCCGCGACGGTGGGGCCGTATTCGCATGCGGTGGCGGCCGGCGACATTGTCTATCTGTCCGGGCAGACGCCGCTCGACCCGAAGACGGGCAAGCTGGTGGCGGGCGACGTGGGCGACCAGACGGCGCAGTGTTTCGAGAATCTCAATAATGTGCTGGCGGCGGCCGGGCTGACGCTGGACGATGTGGTGAAGGTGAATGTTTTCCTGACCGATATCGGCGATTTCGCGGCGATGAACGCGGTGTACGCGACGAAGTTCGCGGCGCCTTATCCGGCGCGGTCGACGGTCGGTGTGGCGGCGCTGCCGCTCGGGGCGCGGGTGGAGATCGAGATGATCGCCCGCCGGGGCTAGAGTACGTCCTCTTAGGCAGGACATTCCGCGCCGGCCGAGAAGTGATGAGATAGCGGCAATATACGGGTTGGGAGCTGGCGCGGTAAATGGGACAAGATAAGGAACAGGGCTGCTGGCAGGCGCGGGTGCGCGCGCTGGAGCGGCGGCGGTGGATTGTGTGGGCGCCGGTGGCGCTGGCATTTTTGGCGGCGTATTTTCACCGGACGGCGACCGGCGTGGTGGCCGACAGTCTGATGCGCGATTTCGCGATCGAGCGGGCGGCCGAGCTGGGGGTCCTTTCGTCGATTTATTTTTATACGTACGCGGCGATGCAGATGCCGGCCGGTATCCTGGCCGATTTCTGGGGGCCGCGGCGGTCGATAACGCTGGCGCTGGTGATCGCGACAGGCGGAGCGGTGGTGTTCGGGGCGAGCGAGAGTATGACCGCCCTGTACGCCGGCCGCTTTTTGTCGAGCCTGGGCGTCGGGTTGCTGTTCATCAATCTGATCAAGATCCACGCCGAGTGGTTCCGGCTGCGGGAGTTCGGCACAATGGGCGGCCTAACGGTGCTGGTGGGCAACTCCGGGTCGATGCTGGCGGCGACGCCGCTGGCGTTCGTGGTGGAGGCGTTTGACTGGCGGGCGGCGTTTTATATTATCGCCGCTTATTCGCTGGCGATGGCGGCGGTATGCTGGCTGGCGATCCGCGACCGCCCGACCGATGTGGGGCTGCCGCCGATAGCGGCGGTGGAGGAGCGCGAAGGCGGGGCGCCGGCGGCGACGATTACGGCCCGGGACAGTGTGGCGGCGTGCATCAGGGCGGTGCTGGGCAACCGCTATACCTGGCCGCCTTTTTTGTCGGCGATCGCGATTTACGGGGTGTTCATGGCGTTCCTCGGCGTGTGGGGCGTGCCGTATTTCATGCAGGTGTACGGCATGTCGCGGGTCGAGGCGTCCAATCTGATGCTGCTGGTAGTGGCCGGCAACATGATCGGCGGGCCGCTGGTCGGCTTTTTTTCGGACCGGCTGGGGTACAGGCGGCTGCCGTTTACCGTCGCGACCGCGTTTTTTCTGGCGGTGTGGCTGACGCTGACGGTGTGGAACGGCGGTAAACCGCCGGTGTGGGCTGTTTACCCCATCGCTCTGGCGATCGGCCTGGGGGTGTCGGGGATCACGATTTCGGTGGCCTGCGTGCGCGAGGTCAATCTGCCGCATATGACCGGTATCGCGGCCGGGTTCACCAATTCGGGACCGTTTGTGGGCGCGGCGCTGATGCAGCCGATTTTCGGCTGGGTGCTTGATCTGCATTGGCAGGGCGCGGTCGAGAACGGGGTGAAGGTTTATCCGGGAGAAGCCTGGCAGAGCGCGTTCTGGCTGTGCGCGGCGGTGCTGGCCGTGGGGCTGGCGTTGTCGTTTTTAATCAAGGAGACGCGCTGTAGAGCTCGTACTGAATAAAAGGGGATTGGAGCATTTTATCTCAATCCTGGCAATTCGAAGAGACGAAAAAAAGACCGTCCGGAGCGGCAAGGCTCTGCGGCGGTCTCTTTTCGTGTGTGAATCAGGTGCGGTATTTGAAGGTGATGGTTTTTTTCATGTCGGGGTGGAGGCTGTTGAATACGGGGCATTCTTTGGCGGTGAGCTCGATGATCTTTTTCTGTTTGGGGCTGTAGTTGTCGTGCGGCAGGGTAAATTCGCTGATGAGCTCGACGATGCGGCGCGGGTCGGTGCCCATGACTTTGGTTGTCTGGACTTCGGCGCCTTCGATGGAGAAGCCGTGGGTTTGGGCGGCGATGCCCATGATGGTGAGGACGCAGGACCCGAAGGCGGTGGCGACGAGGTCGGTGGGGGAGAAGGCTTCGCCGCGGCCCTGGTTGTCGACGGGGGCGTCGGTGATGAGTTTGTTGCCTGATTGAAGGTGGACGCATTCGGTGCGCAGGCTGCCGAGGTATTTGTTTGTTACGGTTGCCATTATAAGACCCCTTCCGGATGTTTTTTCACTGTGGATATATTCCAGCAGCAAGCGGCAATTTCCTTTTTCCGGCGTAAAAATACCCCGTACCCGGGCGGCGGGGGGCGGGCCGGAGGGGTAGGGGAAAATAGGACAAAAGGCCCGGTATTTTGAGACTTTAGTACTAAAAAGGCTTGCCAACGACATGAAAACGCGCTAATATTAAGTAAATAGTATGAATTTTTGAAGAATATTGTCGAAAACATTATAGCAGCAAACCTGTCGAAAGACAGGGACGCAAAGCCATGGGTCTAAGGACGGGTGTCTATGACTGCCAGGTTGCCTATTCGCTGAGGCGAATTGCTTTTCTCCGCGGCAGTCTTTGATACGACTGGCGCTATTTTTATGGGCCGGGCGCCCGCCATGATGCGGGGCGCGACCGGCTGGCGGAGGGGGAGAAGCGATGCCGGGATTGGATTTCGCATATTTGCTCGCCGCTGGGGGGATTATCGTGGTTTTGCTGGCCGCGTATGTTTATGCGACGGTGTCGGAGCCGAAAAGCTTTTTCCGGCGGCCTGTGGGGCAGGTTCAGGTCAGGGATCTGCGCAAGATCAAGAGCCGATAAGGCCGCGGGAACGATCTGGCGGCGCGTTGGCCGGTAGTTGCGGATTATGGGAAAGGAGGTGCGCCATGAAGAAGATGACTGTTAATGAGTTGACGCCGGGGTTGGTGGTGGGCCGCGAGGTGGTTTCCCGCGAGGGAATCGTTCTTCTCGAAAAGGGTGGGCGGCTGACACAGGCGCATATCGCCTGTCTCCTTCGCCGCGAGGTGCCGTACGTTTATATCGAGGAAGGGTAATACGTTATCAGAATTGAGGATTGCTGCGGCCGGCGAAAAGCCGGCCGTTTGCTTTTGCGGGCGGACGCGGGCGGATGGGTTGGCGCGGGGCGGGTCGGCTTGCTATAATACAAGTACGATGTTCCGCACGGGAGGGTATCCATGGCGAGCGAGCTGACGGAAAAACTGAGCCATTTGCCGGATAAGCCGGGCGTTTACCTGATGAAGGACGCGAGCGGCCGGATCATCTATGTCGGCAAGGCGGTCAACCTGAAGAACAGGGTGCGTTCTTATTTCCAGACCAGCCGCGCTCATTCGCCGAAGACGGTGGCGCTGGTGGCCCGCATCGCCGATCTGGAGTTCATTGTGACGGCGTCGGAGATCGAGGCGCTGATCCTGGAGTGCAATCTGATCAAGAA belongs to Sporomusaceae bacterium and includes:
- a CDS encoding peroxidase-related enzyme (This protein belongs to a clade of uncharacterized proteins related to peroxidases such as the alkylhydroperoxidase AhpD.): MAKYDEQLSYLQKPDAAEVPPELQEIFDKFTDFQEKNWGFINNLFKVLPLNALQYKGFLDFKASLFTPETCYLSNADKEMMGLVVSATNNCAYCLTTHTDALRGMVDDPAWVDTLSYNYRSAKLTPKQRALCDYAFFVTAYPREIDTDQVDKLRAVGFNDHEVLEAAYVAGFFNYTNRWVSTIKPLANRGHFSHSR
- a CDS encoding RidA family protein produces the protein MTRIAFSAAGAATVGPYSHAVAAGDIVYLSGQTPLDPKTGKLVAGDVGDQTAQCFENLNNVLAAAGLTLDDVVKVNVFLTDIGDFAAMNAVYATKFAAPYPARSTVGVAALPLGARVEIEMIARRG
- a CDS encoding MFS transporter codes for the protein MGQDKEQGCWQARVRALERRRWIVWAPVALAFLAAYFHRTATGVVADSLMRDFAIERAAELGVLSSIYFYTYAAMQMPAGILADFWGPRRSITLALVIATGGAVVFGASESMTALYAGRFLSSLGVGLLFINLIKIHAEWFRLREFGTMGGLTVLVGNSGSMLAATPLAFVVEAFDWRAAFYIIAAYSLAMAAVCWLAIRDRPTDVGLPPIAAVEEREGGAPAATITARDSVAACIRAVLGNRYTWPPFLSAIAIYGVFMAFLGVWGVPYFMQVYGMSRVEASNLMLLVVAGNMIGGPLVGFFSDRLGYRRLPFTVATAFFLAVWLTLTVWNGGKPPVWAVYPIALAIGLGVSGITISVACVREVNLPHMTGIAAGFTNSGPFVGAALMQPIFGWVLDLHWQGAVENGVKVYPGEAWQSAFWLCAAVLAVGLALSFLIKETRCRARTE
- a CDS encoding OsmC family protein, yielding MATVTNKYLGSLRTECVHLQSGNKLITDAPVDNQGRGEAFSPTDLVATAFGSCVLTIMGIAAQTHGFSIEGAEVQTTKVMGTDPRRIVELISEFTLPHDNYSPKQKKIIELTAKECPVFNSLHPDMKKTITFKYRT